In the genome of Shewanella denitrificans OS217, the window AGCACCAAGCTGAGCCCTGTCTTCCTGAACGACAAATTAACTTAGCTCCACGGGAGTTACATTTATATGAATCCCGCTCGGTGAACACAGAGCAAAACGGCAAAGCTCAAAGTTCAGTGCGGTATCAAATTCTTCATAGTTGGCCACTTATGCCAATGAAGAGTGAAGCGTAACCACGTCGAGTCTGACAACACGCAAAATGCACATAAAAAAACGCCCGCGATGCAAGATCGTGGGCGTTGTGTTGACTTTAGTGTGTCGCTAAGGCTTATTCGCCTTTTAAGATCTCGGCAATAGTTAGCACGCCATGAGTGGTCGCGCCAGCAGCCCAAAGTGCTGAACCTGAATCATCAAATGCACCCGCTAAATCCATGTGCAACCATTTTGCTTGTGGTGAAACGAAACGCCATAGGAATCCAGCTGCATTTGATGCACCACCTGCACCGCCGCCTTTCACTGGACGACTGTTGGCTGTATCGGCATAGGCCGATGGGCACATGTCTTTGTGCCATGCATCGAGTGGCAGTGGCCATACACGCTCGGCCACACTGGCCGCTTTCAGCTGTGCCAATTGCAGAGTTTCAACTTGTGGCGAGAAAATCGCGTTATAATTTGCACCCACGGCCATCACTGCAGCACCGGTTAAGGTAGCTGCATCTATGATCAATGGCGCGCCAGTGTCAGAGGCCGCTTGCAAGCCATCGGCGAGCACTAAACGGCCTTCCGCATCCGTATTAACCACTTCAACGGTTACACCATTTTTATAAGTTAAGATGTCCCCTAACTTGTAAGCACGGCCGCTGATTAAGTTTTCGGCGCAGCATAAAAATAGCTTAACCCGTTTGTTCAAACCGCCTTTAATGGCAAGGCCTAAGGCCGCGGTCACTGTGGCAGCGCCGCCCATATCGCACTTCATGCCTAACATGCCTTCCGATGATTTGATGCTATAACCACCAGAGTCAAACGTAATGCCTTTACCCACTAAGGCCACAGACACTTGGGCATCTTGACCCAATGGATTGTAATCAAGCTCAAGCATCACAGGTGGACGCTCACTACCACGGCCAACCGCGTGCAGGCCAATCCATTTAGCTTCCAGCAGGGCATCGCCTTCAATAATCTTGAAGCTCACCTTGTCGCCGCCAATGGCTTTAAGCCACTGAGCCGCTTCTGTTGCTAAGGTCAAGGGTGACTGATCTTCAGGGGTGTCGTTAATGAGCTTACGGGCAAAACTTGCCGCCTCGAATCTTTGGTTCAACTGAGCTTTTTCAATTTCAGTGCCGCACCAACGCACTTGGTAGCCAGGCTTAGCAGTGGCGAAACCTTGAGCGAAAGCCCATTGGCTGTCTAGGTTCCAAAATTCACCTTCGAGTTGCACTTGGCTGATGCCTTGACCGCGAATTTTTCTTGCTGCCATCTGAATTTGGCGTAACTCATCGCTGCCCATAAGGTGGATTTTGGCTTGATTGCCCTCAAAGCTCACATCCGCTTTACCCCAGATGCTGGCAGGTGCTTGCTTGCTAAGGCTAACTATCATCATTTCCATTACAGTTTCCTTTAAATTGCTGTACTGCGACGCGACCGGTTTTTCGGCCTAATGGCATCAGTGTACTGGATCCCTAAGCTTAGGATAATCCCTAGGACAAAATTTGTTACCATATGCCCCATTACCCTCACACTGAGTTTAAGCATGCAATACTCCCCTAATTTGGCTCACGGTACTTTGTTAAGACGTTACAAGCGCTTCCTGGCCGATGTACTGCTGGACGATGGCACAGAAATCACGCTGCATTGCCCCAATACGGGTTCGATGAAAAACTGCCTGTTTCCCGGTGAAACTGTGTGGTTTTCAACATCAAACAACCCTAAGCGTAAATATGCCCACACCTGGGAGCAAAGCAGCACCCCTGACAAGCAGTTAATCGGCATCAATACCGGCCGCGCTAACGCCTTAGCAGAAGAGGCCATCAATCTTGGGGTGATCAAAGAATTGACTGGCTATGACAGGCTACAGCGTGAAGTCAAATATGGTGAAGAAAATAGCCGCATCGATATCCTGCTTAGCAGTGACACTCGAGCAAGCTGTTATATTGAAGTTAAAAGTTGTACCTTATTAGAAGAGGGTTCAACGTCAGGCAGAGGATATTTTCCAGACTCTGTGACTGTCCGAGGCCAAAAACACTTACGTGAACTTATTCACATGGTAAAACAAGGACATAGGGCGGTATTACTTTTTGTAGTTCAGCACTCAGGTATTAACAGCGTAAGCCCTGCAAGGCATATAGATGTAGCCTATAGCGAATTATTCACTCAAGCGCTCGACGCGGGAGTCGAAGTATTAGCCTATCAGACACAAATGTCGCCTCAGGAAAGTCAAATACTGACTTCTTGCCCTGTGATAACTTAAGTTGTATTGAGACAAAATACTCGGAAAATTATTTGCCACACTATAGAGATTCTGTTATAGATAGCGGCCATAAATTTAAGACGCCCTTAAAACGCAAAAGATCACAGGAGATGCGTTATGCCAGAAGGCACTAAAAAACTCGGCGTACTCGCTATCGCAGGAGTCGATCCTTACCAAGAGAAAGCCGGTGAGGAATACATGAATCCAAAGCAGCGAAGTCACTTTAAAGTGATCCTCGAGGCTTGGCGTAATCAATTACGTGAAGAAGTTGACCGTACCCTATCTCACATGCAAGACGAAGCGGCAAACTTCCCAGATCCGGTCGATCGTGCTGCTCAAGAGGAAGAATTCAGCTTAGAGTTACGCGCTCGTGATAGAGAACGTAAACTCATTAAGAAAATTGAAAAAACCCTGCAAAAAATTGAAGAAGACGATTTCGGCTTCTGCGATTCTTGTGGTGTTGAAATTGGTATCCGTCGCTTAGAAGCGCGTCCAACAGCCGATCAGTGTATCGATTGTAAGACGTTAGCCGAGATCAAAGAAAAGCAAATGGCGGGCTAAATTGAGACTTAATGTCTCAAGATACCGACCCAACAGGGCGAGCTTAGGCTCGCCCTGTTTATTTATCGACTATTAACATCATTAAGGTATTTAGGTGACTGCTCTATATCGAGGCCGTTTCGCCCCTTCCCCTTCTGGCCCCTTGCATTTTGGCTCCTTAGTCGCCGCGCTCGGTAGCTACTTACGTGCTAAAAGTCTCGGCGGTCAATGGTTAGTGCGCATCGAAGATATCGACCCC includes:
- the sfsA gene encoding DNA/RNA nuclease SfsA; the encoded protein is MQYSPNLAHGTLLRRYKRFLADVLLDDGTEITLHCPNTGSMKNCLFPGETVWFSTSNNPKRKYAHTWEQSSTPDKQLIGINTGRANALAEEAINLGVIKELTGYDRLQREVKYGEENSRIDILLSSDTRASCYIEVKSCTLLEEGSTSGRGYFPDSVTVRGQKHLRELIHMVKQGHRAVLLFVVQHSGINSVSPARHIDVAYSELFTQALDAGVEVLAYQTQMSPQESQILTSCPVIT
- the pepB gene encoding aminopeptidase PepB, with the protein product MEMMIVSLSKQAPASIWGKADVSFEGNQAKIHLMGSDELRQIQMAARKIRGQGISQVQLEGEFWNLDSQWAFAQGFATAKPGYQVRWCGTEIEKAQLNQRFEAASFARKLINDTPEDQSPLTLATEAAQWLKAIGGDKVSFKIIEGDALLEAKWIGLHAVGRGSERPPVMLELDYNPLGQDAQVSVALVGKGITFDSGGYSIKSSEGMLGMKCDMGGAATVTAALGLAIKGGLNKRVKLFLCCAENLISGRAYKLGDILTYKNGVTVEVVNTDAEGRLVLADGLQAASDTGAPLIIDAATLTGAAVMAVGANYNAIFSPQVETLQLAQLKAASVAERVWPLPLDAWHKDMCPSAYADTANSRPVKGGGAGGASNAAGFLWRFVSPQAKWLHMDLAGAFDDSGSALWAAGATTHGVLTIAEILKGE
- the dksA gene encoding RNA polymerase-binding protein DksA, which gives rise to MPEGTKKLGVLAIAGVDPYQEKAGEEYMNPKQRSHFKVILEAWRNQLREEVDRTLSHMQDEAANFPDPVDRAAQEEEFSLELRARDRERKLIKKIEKTLQKIEEDDFGFCDSCGVEIGIRRLEARPTADQCIDCKTLAEIKEKQMAG